A single region of the Nocardioides aquaticus genome encodes:
- a CDS encoding RcpC/CpaB family pilus assembly protein has product MPRRPPTTPAGPAPPALPWRLRLRRARRTARRVLLARRRLLAAALTGLAVLAAVRAVTPAPVPTAGVVVAAHDLPAGATIGTDDVEVRTVAATLVPPGTGPPDPGSVVGRVVAGPVGAGELLAATRLVGADLAAAGPGRTTLPVRLADAAAVDLLEVGDRVDLVAADLQGGPDASGSTVATGVDVLAVPAPEAPGAPAAGAGVGATPPGSLVVVAVDPEEVAALTQASAAGFVTFTWEAP; this is encoded by the coding sequence GTGCCCCGACGCCCTCCGACCACGCCCGCCGGTCCCGCGCCACCCGCCCTGCCGTGGCGCCTGCGGCTGCGCCGCGCGCGGCGGACCGCGCGGCGCGTCCTGCTGGCCCGTCGGCGGCTGCTCGCGGCGGCGCTGACCGGGCTCGCCGTGCTCGCGGCCGTTCGCGCCGTCACCCCGGCGCCGGTCCCGACCGCGGGCGTGGTCGTCGCCGCGCACGACCTGCCGGCGGGCGCGACCATCGGCACCGACGACGTCGAGGTCCGCACGGTCGCTGCGACGCTGGTGCCGCCGGGCACCGGCCCGCCGGACCCGGGGTCCGTGGTCGGCCGCGTCGTGGCCGGCCCCGTCGGCGCCGGCGAGCTGCTCGCGGCGACACGTCTGGTCGGTGCGGACCTCGCCGCCGCGGGCCCGGGGCGTACGACCCTGCCGGTCCGGCTCGCCGACGCCGCGGCGGTGGACCTGCTCGAGGTCGGCGACCGCGTCGACCTGGTGGCCGCCGACCTCCAGGGCGGCCCCGACGCGTCCGGGTCGACCGTCGCCACGGGCGTCGACGTGCTGGCCGTCCCGGCGCCCGAGGCGCCCGGTGCCCCCGCTGCGGGCGCCGGGGTCGGCGCCACGCCCCCCGGCTCGCTGGTGGTCGTGGCCGTCGACCCGGAGGAGGTGGCCGCGCTCACGCAGGCCTCCGCGGCGGGGTTCGTGACTTTCACGTGGGAGGCCCCCTAG
- a CDS encoding MscL family protein has product MSGFKNFLLRGNLVDLAVAVIIATAFGAVVSTFTNWLTEQLPDSTSEYFSNQPNSLGAFLNAVVSFVILAAVVYFFVVLPYTKAKERYFPSPPAGTPEDVELLRQIRDLLAGSGPGATGAVGGSHAGPPA; this is encoded by the coding sequence ATGTCCGGGTTCAAGAACTTCCTGCTGCGCGGCAACCTGGTCGACCTGGCCGTCGCCGTCATCATCGCCACGGCCTTCGGCGCGGTGGTCAGCACCTTCACCAACTGGCTCACCGAGCAGTTGCCCGACAGCACCAGCGAGTACTTCTCCAACCAGCCGAACAGCCTCGGCGCGTTCCTGAACGCCGTCGTCTCGTTCGTGATCCTGGCCGCGGTCGTCTACTTCTTCGTGGTGCTGCCCTACACCAAGGCCAAGGAGCGGTACTTCCCGAGCCCCCCGGCCGGCACCCCCGAGGACGTCGAGCTGCTCCGCCAGATCCGCGACCTGCTGGCCGGTTCCGGCCCGGGCGCGACCGGTGCCGTCGGCGGGAGCCACGCGGGTCCGCCCGCCTGA
- a CDS encoding LCP family protein: MTEPTPESTHGRRRARTSRRHTVAKVLISSLVVVAMVTGLGVVFLYRHLNDNLTVLDPGSQLTDRPEKAVDEVPQEPLNILVMGSDTRAGEGNAIDNESGAGGSDTTLLFHLSADRENAYGISIPRDSIVDRPSCTTDDGDAIPAETDVMWNEAFTVGGPLCTVQQFEQLSGVFVDHFVVVDFNGFRDMVDAIGGVEVCIPEDIEDPAHGINIPAGTREISGYEALNYVRARYTLGDGSDIGRIKRQQAFIAAMANKVVSGGMLARPDQLVGFLDAATESLTVDPGLSNVLKIGRIGLGFSGIGLSNIRFSTVPFEYDTRPGFEGRVVWTPEAADVWDAIAADEPLSRRLEGETVISADSVPGTSSDESASPSDGTSAGPSGGASAPPQADPEREAQLEAAGLCA, from the coding sequence ATGACCGAGCCCACGCCCGAGTCGACGCACGGGCGTCGCCGGGCCCGCACCAGTCGGCGCCACACGGTCGCGAAGGTGCTCATCTCCTCCTTGGTGGTCGTGGCCATGGTGACCGGGCTCGGCGTGGTCTTCCTCTACCGCCACCTCAACGACAACCTCACGGTGCTCGACCCCGGCAGCCAGCTCACCGACCGCCCCGAGAAGGCGGTCGACGAGGTGCCGCAGGAGCCGCTGAACATCCTGGTGATGGGTTCCGACACCCGTGCGGGCGAGGGCAACGCGATCGACAACGAGTCCGGTGCGGGCGGCTCCGACACCACGCTGCTGTTCCACCTCTCGGCCGACCGCGAGAACGCCTACGGCATCAGCATCCCGCGCGACTCCATCGTCGACCGGCCGTCGTGCACCACCGACGACGGCGACGCGATCCCGGCCGAGACCGACGTGATGTGGAACGAGGCCTTCACCGTCGGTGGCCCGCTGTGCACCGTGCAGCAGTTCGAGCAGCTCAGCGGCGTGTTCGTGGACCACTTCGTGGTCGTCGACTTCAACGGCTTCCGCGACATGGTCGACGCCATCGGCGGTGTCGAGGTCTGCATCCCCGAGGACATCGAGGACCCGGCCCACGGGATCAACATCCCGGCCGGGACCCGGGAGATCTCCGGCTACGAGGCGTTGAACTACGTCCGGGCCCGCTACACCCTCGGCGACGGCTCCGACATCGGCCGGATCAAGCGCCAGCAGGCCTTCATCGCCGCGATGGCCAACAAGGTCGTCTCCGGCGGCATGCTGGCCCGTCCCGACCAGCTGGTCGGCTTCCTCGACGCCGCGACCGAGTCCCTGACCGTCGACCCGGGTCTGTCCAACGTGCTCAAGATCGGCCGGATCGGGCTGGGCTTCAGCGGCATCGGGCTCTCCAACATCCGGTTCAGCACCGTGCCGTTCGAGTACGACACCCGCCCCGGTTTCGAGGGCCGCGTCGTGTGGACCCCCGAGGCCGCCGACGTCTGGGACGCGATCGCGGCCGACGAGCCGCTCTCGCGCCGCCTCGAGGGCGAGACCGTGATCAGCGCCGACAGCGTGCCCGGCACCTCGAGCGACGAGTCCGCGAGCCCCTCGGACGGGACGTCGGCGGGTCCGTCGGGCGGCGCCTCGGCGCCGCCGCAGGCCGACCCCGAGCGCGAGGCCCAGCTGGAGGCGGCCGGTCTCTGTGCCTGA
- a CDS encoding endonuclease/exonuclease/phosphatase family protein has product MPPTAPASTPRTSRLRHVAVHAAFLTLLPALAVAVGPGSTAAAAPASTARTSAVAAAAPAAAAAAPRIRFKTASFNILGSHHTTGPGGFADGKKRARLAVKFLKNEGTSVLGMSEAEREQMRIVTRRGGFTSFPSWRKSTDTQTAQSVVWKPQVWAKVRSGRFVIPFNYGNSREQPMVLLRHKASGKKVWVVSVHLQSGSSKAAVREREIGMQRTIRQVKRLTATGNPVLLSGDMNDRKRIFCQVRAKTALLSASGGSWRRGSCRPPGGARIDWIFGGKRLSFSSFRYANSRRINAITDHTVPVATVTW; this is encoded by the coding sequence ATGCCCCCCACCGCTCCCGCCAGCACGCCCCGCACCTCCAGGCTGCGCCACGTCGCCGTGCACGCCGCGTTCCTCACGCTCCTCCCGGCACTGGCCGTCGCCGTCGGGCCCGGGTCCACGGCGGCAGCAGCGCCCGCCTCGACGGCGCGCACGAGCGCTGTCGCCGCCGCTGCTCCTGCGGCTGCCGCGGCCGCGCCGCGGATCCGGTTCAAGACCGCCTCCTTCAACATCCTCGGCTCGCACCACACGACCGGGCCGGGCGGTTTCGCCGACGGCAAGAAGCGGGCCCGGCTCGCGGTGAAGTTCCTCAAGAACGAGGGCACCTCCGTGCTGGGGATGAGCGAGGCCGAGCGTGAGCAGATGCGGATCGTGACCCGCCGTGGCGGCTTCACCTCCTTCCCGTCCTGGCGGAAGTCCACCGACACCCAGACCGCGCAGTCGGTCGTGTGGAAGCCGCAGGTCTGGGCGAAGGTGCGCAGCGGCCGCTTCGTGATCCCCTTCAACTACGGCAACAGCCGCGAGCAGCCGATGGTGCTGCTCCGCCACAAGGCCAGCGGCAAGAAGGTCTGGGTGGTCTCGGTCCACCTGCAGTCCGGGTCGTCGAAGGCCGCCGTCCGTGAGCGGGAGATCGGCATGCAGCGGACCATCCGGCAGGTCAAGAGGCTCACCGCCACCGGCAACCCGGTGCTGCTCAGCGGCGACATGAACGACCGCAAGCGGATCTTCTGCCAGGTCCGGGCCAAGACCGCGCTGCTGTCGGCCTCCGGCGGCTCCTGGCGTCGCGGCTCGTGCCGCCCCCCGGGCGGGGCGCGCATCGACTGGATCTTTGGTGGCAAGCGGCTGTCGTTCTCCAGCTTCCGCTACGCGAACAGCCGCCGCATCAACGCGATCACCGACCACACGGTCCCGGTCGCCACCGTCACCTGGTGA
- a CDS encoding DUF305 domain-containing protein → MRSNRTTRAVSATALGLTLALTAAACGGGDTGGETSAQASATEHNDADVAFASEMLQHHAQALTMVDLTMERELDPEVRQLADDIRAAQAPEIETFTDWLIDWDEEVPSTVRDHANADHGDGEAGEATDGMDAGAMDMPGMMSAADMTALEDAPDSAFQDRWLELMIEHHSGAIDMAQAELQQGRYQPAIDLAEEIADSQAGEIEAMETLLVS, encoded by the coding sequence ATGCGTAGCAACCGCACGACCCGCGCCGTCAGCGCGACCGCCCTCGGCCTGACCCTCGCCCTCACCGCCGCTGCCTGCGGCGGCGGCGACACCGGAGGCGAGACCAGTGCCCAGGCGTCCGCCACCGAGCACAACGACGCCGACGTCGCGTTCGCCTCCGAGATGCTCCAGCACCACGCCCAGGCCCTCACCATGGTCGACCTCACCATGGAGCGCGAGCTCGACCCCGAGGTCCGGCAGCTGGCGGACGACATCCGCGCAGCCCAGGCCCCGGAGATCGAGACCTTCACCGACTGGCTCATCGACTGGGACGAGGAGGTCCCCAGCACCGTGCGCGACCACGCCAACGCCGACCACGGGGACGGCGAGGCCGGGGAGGCGACGGACGGCATGGACGCCGGGGCCATGGACATGCCCGGGATGATGTCCGCAGCCGACATGACCGCCCTCGAGGACGCCCCCGACTCCGCGTTCCAGGACAGGTGGCTCGAGCTGATGATCGAGCACCACTCGGGCGCCATCGACATGGCCCAGGCCGAGCTTCAGCAGGGCCGGTACCAGCCCGCCATCGACCTCGCCGAGGAGATCGCGGACTCGCAGGCCGGTGAGATCGAGGCCATGGAGACCCTGCTCGTCTCCTGA